A window of Pseudomonas putida genomic DNA:
CGATCTCGATCATCGCCCCGTGTCATCGGGTGATCGGCGCTTCGGGCAGCCTGACCGGCTTTGCTGGCGGCCTGGCGGCAAAGCAGTACCTGCTGGCGCTGGAGGGCCGGCAAAGCTTGGCACTGGATCTGTAGGTGTCAACAGAACCAGCTGGCGGCCAGGCAGACCAGCAGGGCCAACGCCGAGCCGGCCATCAGGGTGTACTGCCGATGGGCCCGGCGCGCATGTGGCTTGACTGCACGCAGATACTCGCCGGGTGTCGGCGCATCAGGCCGGTGGCGCAAACCCTCGGCTATTTCGGCCAGTTGCCCCTGAATCAGCAGGCCCGTCAGGTAGTAGGTACAGGCATAGCTCAGCAACGCCAGGAACAGATAGATCATGCCGGGTGCGGGGCCAGGGGCACCGCCATGGCACTGGCGTTGGCGGTGTCCAGCACGATCAGCCCTTCGCTGTGATCATCCAGGCTGGCCAGCAAGCGCCCCTGGCTGTCCCAGGCCGCCGAGCCGCCGGCGCCAATGAAGGTGTCGGCCGGCCCCACGCAGTTGGCCAGCAACACCGGCATGCCCAGCTCGCGCGCCACCTCGGGGTAGTGCAGGTACCCCTCGCGGATGCCCTTGGCAGTTTTCGCCACGCTGACCAGGTACAGGTCGGCACCGTGTTCCCGCGCTGCGGCCGCATGCGCCATGAACATCGATTCGTAGCAGATTGCAGGCGCTACCCGGTGCGTCCCCACCTGTAGCAGCAAGGCTTGGTCGCCAGGGGTGAACCAAGGCAGTTCATCATCATGCAGGCGCCGTTTGGCATAGGCCTGGCGCGGTGCCCCGGGGCTGAAGATCGGCATGCCAATGCGGATGCCATCGGGCGATGGCAGTGGCAGGCCGACGGCGGCAGTGATACCCAACCGGTCGCAGGCTGCCTGCAACGGGTCCAGTTGCGCCGAACTGACTGGCAGGGCGGCCTGGCGCGCGATGCTTGGCTCATAGCCGCTCAGCGACAGTTCGGGGAACACCACCAGTTCGGCGCCCAGGGCCGCGGCTTGCTCGATGCAGGCCAGGTGGCGTTGGAGGTTGGCGTGTACATCGCCCTTGAGCGACGCCAGTTGCACGGCGCACAGTTTCATGAAAACCCTTCCCTGGTACAGGTTGAAGAGCCGAGCATACTACCGGCAGCAACACCTGTTCCAGTGAAGGGATTTTCAGGATGCCGGATGGGCGGCGAAGCGCTGGCGGAACCAGTCGTTGAGCATGGCCTTCTCGGCATACAGGCGGTCGCTGCTACTGGCGACCCGGCCCGGGCGGCTGAGGTACATCTTGTCGCTGACCCGCTCCTGCGCCTGCTGGTCGGGTTTGCCCGGTTGGCTGAGGGTGTAGCTGAGGTCGATGGTCGGCCAGGTGATTTCGCGCATGAAGCGTACATCGTAGGCCTGGCTGTGCCAGGGCTCGAAGCGCCCGGCCAGGTCGATGTCGCGGATGTCGATGAGCAGTTGCTGGCCGGGTTGCAGGTAGCGTTGGCCAAGCTTCTGCAGGTATTGGGCCAGGGTGTTCATTACATAGGCGTCGGCGCCACGCTCGTAGCCGTGGCTGTCGAGGCTTGCATCGCGGAATTTTTCCGGGTGGTCGAAACGCACCTCGACCTGCGCGGCCGGGGTACCTTGTGCCATGCTGTCCAGTGACAGCGCCATCAGCACGGCACACACGAGGGCAGTACGCATGATGCACCTCCGGGGCAGATTGCGTGTGCTTCCATTTTACCCCTGGCATGGCGCTACAGCAGAGGAAGATTGCAATGGCACGGTTTCGGCGTCTGATCGCCAATCTGCGGGGACGTGACCTGGCGGTGGGCGATATCCATGGTCACTTCCAGCGCCTGCAGCAATGCCTGGGTGCGGTGGGGTTTGATCCGGCCGTGGACCGGCTGTTCAGCGTGGGTGACCTGGTCGACCGTGGCCCGGACAGCGAGGCGGCGCTGGAATGGCTGGCGCAGCCCTGGTTCCATGCCGTACAGGGTAATCATGAGGCCCTGGCAATTACCCGGGTACGTGGCGGGCGGCTCGACCTGGACATGTATCGCGCCGCTGGCGGTGGCTGGTTTCTCGACCTGCCGCGGACCCGGCAGTTGCGTTTCGTGGAGCGCTTCGAGCAGTTGCCGATTGCGATAGAGGTTGAAAGTGCGGCGGGCCTGGTAGGCCTGCTGCACGCCGACAGCCCCTATGCCGATTGGACGGTGCTGAGGACCTGGCTGGAGCTGGATGACGACCCCAAGGTAAGGGAAGTGTGCCAATGGTCACGGCGGCGGCTGAAAGTAGGCGATACCCAGCCCGTGCAGGGCCTGCGAGCCTTGTTGGTGGGCCATACGCCGGTGCTGGAAGCCAAGCTGCTGGGCAACGTCTGGCACCTGGACACCGGGGGCTGGGCCAGCGGCCATTTCACCTTGATGGACATGCGGACCCTGCAACTGGTCAGCCCCAGGCCAGGTGAAACAATAGCGCCGCAGCCAATAGCACCAGCATGACCCCCGAGGCCCGCTCCAGCCACGGCAGACAGCGAGCGAAGCGCCGCAGCACCAGCGGGTTGCCGATGGCCACCGCTACCAGCAGGTCCCACAGCAGCACGATGCTGAACATCCACAGGGCGTAGGTTGCCTTCCAGCCAATGCTGGCGTTGGCGACCATGCTGACCAGGCTGGCATAGAACAGCGCGTTCTTGGGGTTGAGGATGCCGGACAGGAACCCCATGCCCAATCCTCGCCACCACCCTTGGGCGGTTTGCTCGCCAACGACGGAGCCCAGGCTGTTTTGCCCGGCATGGCGCAGGAACAGAGTGCCGATGTACAGCAGGTAGCCGGCGCCGGCCAGTTGCAGAAGGGTGAACAGCAGGCTGCCTTCCTGTAGTACCGAAAGCCCGGTGAAAGCCATGGCGATGAACAGGCCATTGGCCAGGGCGATGCCCAGGCAGGCGCCGCTGGCAACCCGCCAGCCACTGCTGACCGAGGTGCGCGCGACCAGGAAGAAGTCCGGGCCGGGTGAGAGCAGGGCGAGGAAGTGGGCAAGTGCGATGATCAGGAATTGTTGCATGGGCGGGGCGGCTCTGAGGGAAAAACCGCAGTCTGCTGCCGGGCCAGGCAGGCGTATTGAAGAATATTGCAAATCCCGAATGCTGGCTCGGTCTCTGGATCGGCCTTGTGTCGCGATGGGCTGCGCAGCAGCCCCGGCAATATCTGCTGCGGAGCTGGGAATTTGGGGCTGCTGCGCAGCCCATCGCGACACAAGGCCGCTCCTACAGGGATCGCGCAGGTCTTCAGTCTCCTCGGTACTGCCCCGGCGTCACCCCCACATGGGCTTTGAACACCCGCTGGAAATGGCTCTGGTCGGCAAAGCCGAGCTGGTAGGCCACCTCTGCCAGCGCCTGCCCTTCACCCAGTAGCTGCCGGCCACGGGCGACCCGGGCGTTGAGCAGATAGGCATGCGGTGTAAACCCGGTAGCGGCACGAAACGCCCGGATCAACTGATAACGCCCAAGCCCGGCCTCCCGCGCCAGTACCTCCAGGCTCAACTGCGCCGGGTCCTGGCCTTCGACCCGCGCGATCAGCCCGCTCAAGGCCGTCGCCGGCAAAGCCGGTGCCGCCGCCAGTGGCGGCTGCGCGGAAAAGTCCAGGTCCCCCAGAAAAGCAATCAGCGCCGCATCCTTCTCGCTGTGGCTGGCACTGGAAAACAGCAAGTTGTTCAGCTCGCAGAACTGCGTATACACCAGTGGATCCCGACAAATACGCGCCGGTTCACCAGCCTGCGCACCGCCCGGGCCCGACTCCAGGCGCAGCTGTGCCAGCCAGTCGGCATCCACATGCAGCATCTGATAGCTCCACGCCTGCCCGGGCTCGGGGTTGCAGGCATGTACCCGGCGGGCCGGGACCAGCACCAGCGTGCCGGGCGTCAGGCGTTGCTGGCCAGTGCCGGCACCGGTGAAATGACTGTGGCCGGCATCGACCACACCGATGGAAAACGTCGGGTGGCTGTGTGCCTTGTAGCAGGCGCGGCTATGGCAGGCGCGGCGGCTTTCGACATGCGGCAGGGCCGGGTCGCGCCACAGCGCGGCATGGGAGCGGGGCATCACTGGGTCCTCGGTATGCCCGGCAGCTTATCAGGCGCCGGGCACCCATACAGTTTTTTCCGCTGGCTGTAACTTGACCCCAAGGCACGGTAACCGCCGAAATAGGCGCTCGTTGCCAAAGGAAAAACAATAATGGACCTTTCAAGCCTGCTGCTTTTCATTCCGGCCTGCTTCGCCCTGAACATGGCACCGGGGCCGAACAACCTGCTGTCGCTGCACAATGCCAGCCGCTATGGCCTGCGTACGGCTTGCTTGGCCGGCGGCGGGCGCATCGTCGCCTTCAGCGGCATGATCGCCCTGGCGGCGATGGGCCTGGCCGTGGTGCTGCACACCAGTGAATATCTGTTCCTGGCGATCAAGGTGGTGGGCGCGGCGTATCTGTTCTACATCGCCTGGCAATTGTGGCGGGCACCGGTGGGCGAGGCTGTGGTGGCAAGCGATCACCCGCGCGGCACCTGGCGCCTGGCACGTCAGGAATTTTGGGTTGCCGCCGGCAACCCGAAGGCGATCCTGATCTTCACTGCGTTCCTGCCGCAGTTCGTCTCGGTCGGCAGCGCCACCCCGGTGAGCGAGCAGTTCCTCTGGCTGGGTGTACTGTTCCTGTTGCTGGAATGGGCTGCCATCGCCATCTACGCCGGCCTGGGAGCTTACATGCAGCGCTGGTTCAGCCAGCCCGGCCCGCGCCGGTTGTTCAACCGGGTCAGTGCCTCCTTGCTGGGCTGCGCCGGGCTCGGGCTGCTGGCTGCGCGGCGCTAGAACTGCGTACTCGGCACTTAGTCGCGGTAGAACGTCTGCACCAGGTGGTAGCCGAACTTGCTCTTGATCGGCCCGTGTACCACGCGCAGCGGCTTCTTGAAGATCACCTGGTCAATGGCGCCGACCATCTGCCCGGGGCGGATCTCACCCAGGTCGCCGCCGCGCTTGCCCGAAGGGCAGGTGGAGAATTTTTTTGCGAGCACGTCGAAAGCCTCGCCATTGGCGATGCGCTGCTTGAGCTTTTCGGCTTCGTCAGCGGTCTTGACCAGAATGTGGCGGGCTTGGGCTTTCATGAGGTTACCTGTGCTTCGGGGGGGCAAAAGGGGCGCATTATGCCTGACTCGGTCAGGTTGAGGCCATCGGGGCCGCCAGGCGGCCCAATCGCCGGCAAGCCAGCTCCCACAAGGACAGCGCCAACGCTTAGTTATGCGCTGTACCTGTGGGAGCTGGCTTGCCGGCGATTGGGCTGCGCAGCAGACCTGGGCAATCACACTGGCTAGCGCAGCTCCTCGCGATCGCGAAACTGCTCCAGCGCCTCGGGGTTGGCCAGGGCATCGGTGTTCTTCACCGGCAAGCCATGCACCACGTTGCGAATCGCCAACTCCACCAGCTTGCCGCTGATGGTACGCGGGATGTCATCGACCTGGGCGATCACCGCCGGTACATGGCGGGGCGTTGTGAACTGGCGGATCACCTGGCGGATGTGCTGGCGCAGGGCCTCATCCAGCTGCAGGCCGTCACGCAGGCGAACGAACAGCACCACCCGCACATCACCTTGCCAGTCCTGGCCGATGGCCACGCTTTCCAGCACCTGCTCGACCTTTTCCACCTGGCGGTAGATCTCCGCCGTGCCAATACGCACCCCGCCAGGGTTGAGCACGGCATCGGAGCGGCCATGAATCACCAGCCCGCCGTCGGCACGCTGCTCGGCATAGTCGCCCTGGGCCCACACCCCAGGGAACTGGCTGAAGTAGGCATCGTGGTAGCGGCTGCCGTCGGTATCCTTCCAGAACCCCAGCGGCATCGACGGGAAGTTGCGTGTGCACACCAGCTCGCCTTTTTCGCCCTGCACCGGCTGGCCATGCTCGTTCCATACCTCCACCGCCATGCCAAGGCCCTTGCACTGGATTTCGCCACGGCGCACTGGGAGGGTCGGGTTGCCCAGCACGAAACAGGAGACGATATCGGTGCCGCCGGACATCGACGCCAGGCACAGGTCGGCCTTGATCTTGCGGTACACATAGTCGTAGCTGTGTGGCGACAACGGCGAGCCGGTGGACAGCAGCAGGCGCAAGCTGGTCAGGCGGTGGCTTGCCGCGGGCTCCAGGCCCGCCTGCTCCAGCGCCGCCAGGTACTTGGCGCTGGTACCGAAGGCCTGGATGCCCTCGGCGTCGATCAGGTCCAGCAGCCGCTCGGGGCCGGGGTGGAAGGGCGAGCCGTCATACAGCACCAGCGTGGCGCCCACTGCCAGGCCGCTGGCCAGCCAGTTCCACATCATCCAGCCGCAGGTGGTGTAGTAGAACAGCACATCATCGGCCTTCAGGTCGTTGTGCAGGCCGTGTTCCTTCAGGTGCTGTAACAACACGCCGCCAGCGCGGTGGACGATGCACTTGGGCACGCCGGTGGTGCCGCTGGAATACAGGATGTACAGCGGGTGATCGAAAGGCAGCGGGGTGAAGCGGGGCTCGCCGCCAGGCTGATAGAACTCGTCCCACAGGCTGACATTCGCGGCCTGGAATTCGTCGACACGCGTTCCGCTGCGGGTGTGGGGTACCACGATCAGCTGTTCCAGCCCGGGCAGCTGCGCGCACACCTGGTTGACCTTGTCCACCTGGTCGATGTCTTTGCCGGCGTACTGGTACCCGGCGCAGGCGATCAGCAGCTTGGGTTCGATCTGGCCGAAACGGTCGATGATGCCGTGTACGCCAAACTCGGGCGAGGCGCTGGACCACACCGCACCGAGGCTGGTGCAGGCCAGCATGGCCACCAGCGTCTGCCAGGTATTGGGCATGATGGCGGCAACCCGGTCGCCGGGGACGATGCCGGCGGCCTTGAAGGCTGTTTGCAGGCCGGCTACCTGGACGGCCAGCTGGGCATGGGTGAACTGCTGGCGTTGCCCGTCTTCGCGCACGGCGACCAGGGCCGGGCGATCGTCACGGCGGCGCAGCAGGTGTTCGGCGAAGTTGAGGGTGGCGTTGGCGAACCACTGGGCATCGGGCATCTGCGGCCCCTCGCTGAGCACCTGGCTTGGCGGGGTATGCCAGTGAACGTGGAAATAGTCGGCAAGGGTTTGCCAGAAGGCAGGGCGCTGTTCGATGCTCCAGCGATGCAGTGCAGGGTAGTCGCCGAGTTGCAGGTTGTAGCGCAGGTTGACCCGGCGGCGGAAGGCATCCATCCGGCTGGCCTCGATCTGCGCCGTGGAGGGGCGCCAGAGCACATCGTTCATGCCGAACCTCCAGATGATCACTTGGATTCGAGGGCGCCTTCGCGGGCTCGCCCGCTCCCACAGGTACAGCGTAGATGTCCAGCCTGGTGATAGCCTGTGGGAGCGGGCGTGCCCGCGAAAAAGCCCCTGGCAGCAGGGGCTTGCGCGTTACTCTACTTTAGCCTTTTGCACGTCCTGCGACGCGCTCCAGACGCGGTAGCGCACTTCGACATCCTTGGGCACATACACCACCACCGGCAGCTTGCTGTTGTAGCGCAGCATGAAGCCTTCACCGACCACCGGCACGAAGGCCTCGGTCTTCTTGCCATCTGGGCAGGCCATCAGTGTGCTGGCCGGGCCGCTGACCTTGTCCAGGCGGTAGTAGCTATAGCCCCAGCCTTCCAGGGTACGTTCCTCCAGGCTGCCGCCCAGGCGCTGGCGATTGCAGTCTACCTTCAGGGTCTTGCCGGCGAGAATTTCCAGTTGATAGGCCGACTCGTCAGCCTGGGCCGGCAGGTGGATGACCTGCCGGGTGAAGCCTTTTTCCGCCTCGGGATAGGGCGCGACGTCCTTCAGGCTGGCTGCCATCGCGGGTGCGGCGGCAGCCAGGGTCAGGGCCAGGATCACGGTCATCGGGGTTGGGCGCATAGGGCCTCCTTGCAGATAAACGAATGCAAGACCGCCGCCAGGCCCAGGCCGCCCGTCACTGGGCCAACCAGCCACCATCGACGTTCCAGGCGGCACCGCGAACCTGGCTACCGGCCTCGCTGCACAGGAATAGTACCAGTTCACCCAAGTGTTCGGGGGTGACGAAGGCCAGCGATGGCTGTTTTTCTGCCAGCAGATCGTGCTGTGCTTGCAGTGGATCGCCACCGTTGGCAGCACGATCGTCGATCTGCTTCTGCACCAGCGGGGTCAGCACCCAGCCAGGGCAGATGGCATTGCAGGTAACGTTGCTGGTGGCGGTTTCCAGGCCTACCACCTTGGTCAGGCCGACCACGCCGTGCTTGGCCGCCACATAGGCCGCCTTGCCGGTGGAGCCGACCAGGCCATGCACCGAGGCGATGTTGATGATGCGCCCCCAGTTGCGCGTGCGCATGCCGGGCAGGGCCAGGCGCGTACCGTGGAACACGGCCGACAGGTTTAGGGCGATGATCTTGTCCCAGCTTTCCAGCGGAAACTGCTCCACCGGCGCCACGTGCTGGATACCGGCGTTGTTGACCAGGATGTCGACGCCGCCGAACTCGCGTGCGGCCAGGGCGAACAGCGCTTCGATCTGGCTCACGTCCGACAGGTCGGCCGGGTGATGGATTGCCTTCACCCCGTGCCGGGCGATCTCGGCCAGCGCCGGGGACGGGTCGCCAAAGCCGTTGAGCACGATGTTGGCGCCTGCACGGGCCAGCACCTGGGCAATGCCCAGGCCGATGCCGCTGGTGGAACCGGTGACCAGTGCGGTCTTGCCTTTTAGGGTCATGCAAAGCTCCTTAGACGATGCCCGTGGCGTAGAACGTGGCGATGACCACGAACACCGCCAGGGTCTTGATCAGGGTAATACCGAAAATGTCCTTGTAGGCCTCACGGTGGGTCAGCCCGGTCACGGCCAGCAGGGTGATGACTGCACCGTTGTGCGGCAGCGTGTCCATGCCACCACTGGCCATGGCGGCCACCCGATGCAGCACTTCGAGCGGGATGTTGGCGGCATTGGCGGCGGCGATGAAACTGTCGCCCATGGCCGCCAGGGCGATGCTCATGCCGCCCGAGGCAGAGCCGGTGATACCGGCCAGCAAGGTCACGGTGATGGCTTCGTTGACTAGCGGGTTGGGGATGCCGCGCAGGGCGTCGGCCAGTACCAGGAAGCCCGGCAGCGAGGCGATTACCGCGCCAAAACCGTATTCCGAGGCGGTGTTCATGGCCGCCAGCAAGGCACCGCCCACGGCGCTCTTGGTGCCTTCGGCCAGGCGGGCACGGATGGCGCCGAAGGCACACACCAGCACCATCAGGATGCCCACCAGCAACGCCGCCTGCACCGCCCAGATGGCTGTGAGCTTGGCCACATCGCTTTGCACCGGCGCGCTCATGCCGGGCAATTGCAGGCTGTGGCTGGGGCCGTACCACTGCGGAATCCATTGGGTGAACAGCAGGTTCATCACCCCGACCAGCAGCAGCGGCGACAGAGCCAGCCAGGGGTTGGGCAGGGCCAGGTCGGCAGCGGTTTCCGGTTCGTTGCGCAAGTCGCTGCCGTAGCCTTCACCGGCGCGCTGGGCCTTGTTGCGCTGGCGCTGCAGGTAGGCCATGCCGGCGCAGAATACGAACAGCGTGCCGATCAGGCCCAGCCAGGGTGCGGCCCAGGCGGTGGTGTTGAAGAAGGTGCTGGGGATGATGTTCTGGATCTGCGGGGTGCCGGGCAGGGCGTCCATGGTGAACGAGAACGCGCCCAAGGCAATGGTTGCCGGGATCAGGCGCTTGGGGATGTTGCTCTGGCGGAACATTTCGGCGGCAAACGGGTACACCGCGAAAACCACCACGAACAGCGACACGCCGCCGTAGGTGAGCAGGGCGCAGACCAGCACGATCACCAGCATCGCCTGGCGGGTGCCGAGCACACGGATGGCGGCGGCAACGATCGAGCGCGAGAAGCCGGACAGCTCGATGAGCTTGCCGAACACGGCGCCCAGCAGGAACACCGGGAAGTAGAGCTTGATGAAGCCGACCATTTTCTCCATGAACACCCCGGTGAATGCGGGGGCCACGGCGGACGGGTCGGTGAGCAGGACGGCGCCGAGGGCGGCGATGGGGGCGAAAAGGATTACGCTGTAGCCGCGATAGGCAGCCAGCATCAGCAGGGCCAGCGCGGCAAGGGCGATGAGCACGGTCATCGGGGTGGGTCTCCTGGGGTGAGTCTTGTTTTTATCGGTGAGCAGGAGATAGCGGAAAATCGTGCCAAACACTAACTAATTGATTTTTATGATTTATTTTCTTGTTATTGAAAATGTTGTCTACATTTTGAGACTGTAGGGGGCTGCTTTGCAGCCCATCGCCGGCAAGCCAGCTCCCACAGGATTACCCATAAGTCTGAAATCGGCGCATAACCTTGTGGGAGCTGGCTTGCCGGCGATCGAGGGCGAAGTCCTCGCAGCAATCTCAAATTAGAAACATCAGTCTCCAATTGGAGACGAAAGCCCCAGCGCCACCATCTTCTTGTACAAGGTCGATCGCCCCAATCCCAATGCCTGCGCGGCCTGCGGCACATTTCCCTCATGCTCGGCCAATGCCCCGGCAATCAACTTGCGCTCGAACTCAGCGCAGGCTTCGCGGTAGCTCTGCCGCACTGGCGCAGCCGCCACCGGGCTCAACGGCCCCAATGCCGCGCGCAAATCCGCCACCCCCAGCCGCGGCTGATCCGCCAGCAGCGTGGCCCGCTCCAGCACATTGCGCAGCTCGCGGATGTTCCCCGGCCATGCATGCCGCGCCAGTAACTGCTGCGCTTCGGCCTCCATCTCGTACTGGCTGCCCAGTTCGCCGAGGATGGCCTCGCACAGCGCCGGCAGGTCCTCCAGCCGTTGCCGCAGTGGCGGCACCTCGATCGGCAGCACATTCAGCCGGTAATACAGGTCGGCGCGGAATGCCCCGCGGGCGATGGCGGCCGGCAGGTCGATGGAAGTGGCGGCAATGATGCGCACATCACTGCGCAGCATCTGGTTCGAGCCTACCGGCTCGTATTCCTTCTCCTGCAACACCCGCAGCAGCTTGCTCTGCAGGGCCAGCGGCATATCGCCAATCTCGTCGAGGAACAGCGTGCCGCCTTCGGCCAGTTGCAGCTTGCCGCTGCGGCCCTTGCGGTCAGCCCCGGTAAAGGCGCCGGGGGCGGTGCCGAAGAACTCGGCTTCCAGCAGTGTCTCGGGGATTGCCGCACTGTTGATGCTGACAAACGCCTTGTGCGCCCGCGCCGAGGTCGCATGGATGGCATGGGCCAGCAGTTCCTTGCCGGTGCCGGTTTCACCCAGCAGCAACACCGGCGAATCACTGCTCGCGCCACGCCGGGCGCGGCGCTTGGCCTCCAGGCTGGCGGTGCTGCTGCCGACGAACTGGGCGAAGCTGTACCTGGCCTGGCGGGCACGCAGTTGCGAGCGGGTCGAGGCCAGCTCCTGCTGCATGCTGGAGTAGCGTTTAAGCAGCGGCGATAGGCTGCGCAACTCATCGAACAGGGCAAAGCCGATGGCGCCGATCAGCGCGCCCTGGTCGTCGTGGATGGGCAGGCGCATTACTACCAGCGGCTCGTTCGGGGTGTCGAGCATGTCCAGCAGGATCGGCCGGCCATTGCTCACCACCTCGCGCATCAGGCTGCCCGGGATCACCGCTTCGCAGGGTTGGCCGATGGCACTGGCGGCGTCGGCCAGGCCAAAGCGCCTGGCGTAACGTTCGTTCATCCAGACGATGCGCGCCTGGCGGTCGACAATCACCGTGCCTTCGCTGGACTGCTCGATGATCTCGAACAGCGAGCGGATCGCCAGTTGCCGCACCTGGGGGTAGTCCTTGAGGCTGTCGCTGTCGTGCATGGGTAAATTCCAAATCATTAAAAACAGTGCCGGCCTCTTCGCGTGCTTGCCCGCTCCCACAGGTACCCCACAGTCCCCAGATTGGTGGTGAGCCTGTGGGAGCGGGCAAGCCCGCGAAGAGGCCAGAGCTGAAAACCTATCCCCTGGGGTCGAACGCCTCGCGCAATGCATCCCCGATAAACACCAGCAGCGACAGGATCACCGCCAGCGCAAAGAATGCAGTAAAGCCCAGCCAGGGTGCTTCAAGGTGCTGCTTGCCCTGGGTCACCAGCTCTCCCAGGGAGGCACTGCCAGCCGGCATGCCAAAACCGAGAAAATCCAGCGCAGTCAGGGTAGTGATCGCCCCGGTCAGCATGAACGGCACATAGGTCAGCGTGGCGTTCATCGCATTGGGCAAGATGTGTCGCAGCATCACCTGGGTGTCTGGCAGGCCCAGCGCCCGGGCGGCCTTCACGTACTCCAGGTTGCGGCCGCGCAGAAACTCCGCGCGCACCACGTCGACCAGGGTCAGCCAGGAGAACAGCGCCATGATCCCCAGCAGCCACCAGAAGTCCGGCTCGACGAAGCCGCTGAGGATGATCAGCAGGTACAGCACCGGCAACCCCGACCACACCTCCAGCAGGCGCTGGCCGATCAGGTCGACCCAGCCCCCGTGGTAGCCTTGCAGGGCACCGGCTGCCACCCCGATCAGCACGCTGACCCCGGTCAGGGCGAAGGCGAACAGCAAGGATACCCGCGTGCCATACAGCACCCGGGCCAGCACGTCACGGCCCTGGTCGTCGGTACCCAGCCAGTTGCTGGCGCTTGGCGGGCTTGGGGTGGGTACTTGCAGGTCGTAGTTGGGGGTATCGGCGCTGAACGGGATGGGTGCGAACAGCATCCAGCCGCCTTGCTGTTCGATCAGCTGGCGTACATAGGCGCTGCGGTAGTCTGGCTGGAACGGCAGCTGGCCGCCGAACTGCTGCTCGGTGTAGCGCTTGAGCGCCGGCACGTACAGGTCGCCCTTGTAGCTCAGCAGCAGCGGTTTGTCGTTGGCCACCAGTTCGGCACACAGGCTTAGCAGCAGGAGGGCTGCGAACAGCCACAGCGAAACCCAGCCGAGGCTGTTGCGGCGAAAGCGTTGCAGGCGGCGACGCGAGATCGGCGAAAGCATCAGTGTGCCCTCGCATCGAAGTCGATACGCGGGTCGAGCAGGGTATACGACAGGTCACCGATCAGGCGGATCAGCAGGCCCGCCAGGGTGAAGATGAACAGCGTGCCGAATACCACCGGGTAATCCCGCGACACGGCCGCTTCGTAACTCATGCGGCCCAGGCCATCGAGCGAGAAGATCACCTCGATCAGCAACGAGCCGGCAAAGAACACCGTGATCAGCGCCTGCGGCAACCCCGCCACCACCAGCAGCATGGCATTGCGCAGCACGTGGCCATACAGCACCCGATGCTCGCTCAGGCCCTTGGCGCGGGCGGTAACCACGTATTGCCGGGAAATCTCGTCGAGGAAGGCGTTCCTGGTCAGCAGTGTCAGGGTGGCGAAGCCGCCGATCACCAGGGCACCGACCGGCAGCACCAGGTGCCAGAAGTAGTCGGCGACCTTGCCCAACAGGCTGAGCTCGTCGAAGTTGTCCGATACCAGGCCACGCACCGGGAACCAGTTGAGCGAGGTGCCGCCGGCGAACAGCACGATCAGCAACAGGGCGAACAGGAACGAAGGCAGGGCATAGCCGACCACGATCAGTGCACTGCTCCAGGCATCGAAGCGGCTGCCATGGCGCACCGCCTTGCGGATGCCCAGCGGGATCGACACCAGGTAGGTGATCAGCGTGGCCCAAAAGCCCAGCGACAGGGTTACCGGCAACTTGTCGAGGATCAGGTCGGTGACCTTGGCGCCACGGAAGAAGC
This region includes:
- a CDS encoding carbon-nitrogen hydrolase family protein translates to MKLCAVQLASLKGDVHANLQRHLACIEQAAALGAELVVFPELSLSGYEPSIARQAALPVSSAQLDPLQAACDRLGITAAVGLPLPSPDGIRIGMPIFSPGAPRQAYAKRRLHDDELPWFTPGDQALLLQVGTHRVAPAICYESMFMAHAAAAREHGADLYLVSVAKTAKGIREGYLHYPEVARELGMPVLLANCVGPADTFIGAGGSAAWDSQGRLLASLDDHSEGLIVLDTANASAMAVPLAPHPA
- a CDS encoding DUF3016 domain-containing protein, encoding MRTALVCAVLMALSLDSMAQGTPAAQVEVRFDHPEKFRDASLDSHGYERGADAYVMNTLAQYLQKLGQRYLQPGQQLLIDIRDIDLAGRFEPWHSQAYDVRFMREITWPTIDLSYTLSQPGKPDQQAQERVSDKMYLSRPGRVASSSDRLYAEKAMLNDWFRQRFAAHPAS
- a CDS encoding metallophosphoesterase; translated protein: MARFRRLIANLRGRDLAVGDIHGHFQRLQQCLGAVGFDPAVDRLFSVGDLVDRGPDSEAALEWLAQPWFHAVQGNHEALAITRVRGGRLDLDMYRAAGGGWFLDLPRTRQLRFVERFEQLPIAIEVESAAGLVGLLHADSPYADWTVLRTWLELDDDPKVREVCQWSRRRLKVGDTQPVQGLRALLVGHTPVLEAKLLGNVWHLDTGGWASGHFTLMDMRTLQLVSPRPGETIAPQPIAPA
- a CDS encoding LysE family translocator, coding for MQQFLIIALAHFLALLSPGPDFFLVARTSVSSGWRVASGACLGIALANGLFIAMAFTGLSVLQEGSLLFTLLQLAGAGYLLYIGTLFLRHAGQNSLGSVVGEQTAQGWWRGLGMGFLSGILNPKNALFYASLVSMVANASIGWKATYALWMFSIVLLWDLLVAVAIGNPLVLRRFARCLPWLERASGVMLVLLAAALLFHLAWG
- a CDS encoding AraC family transcriptional regulator yields the protein MPRSHAALWRDPALPHVESRRACHSRACYKAHSHPTFSIGVVDAGHSHFTGAGTGQQRLTPGTLVLVPARRVHACNPEPGQAWSYQMLHVDADWLAQLRLESGPGGAQAGEPARICRDPLVYTQFCELNNLLFSSASHSEKDAALIAFLGDLDFSAQPPLAAAPALPATALSGLIARVEGQDPAQLSLEVLAREAGLGRYQLIRAFRAATGFTPHAYLLNARVARGRQLLGEGQALAEVAYQLGFADQSHFQRVFKAHVGVTPGQYRGD
- a CDS encoding LysE family translocator, with the translated sequence MDLSSLLLFIPACFALNMAPGPNNLLSLHNASRYGLRTACLAGGGRIVAFSGMIALAAMGLAVVLHTSEYLFLAIKVVGAAYLFYIAWQLWRAPVGEAVVASDHPRGTWRLARQEFWVAAGNPKAILIFTAFLPQFVSVGSATPVSEQFLWLGVLFLLLEWAAIAIYAGLGAYMQRWFSQPGPRRLFNRVSASLLGCAGLGLLAARR
- a CDS encoding peptidylprolyl isomerase, encoding MKAQARHILVKTADEAEKLKQRIANGEAFDVLAKKFSTCPSGKRGGDLGEIRPGQMVGAIDQVIFKKPLRVVHGPIKSKFGYHLVQTFYRD